One segment of Rhodothermus bifroesti DNA contains the following:
- a CDS encoding thymidine kinase, producing MSTEPLILHRGGPVGWIEVICGSMFSGKTEELIRRLRRAQIARQRVEVFKPCMDRRYSETDVVSHDENALRSTPVETAEQILLLAASADVVGIDEAQFFDMTLVDVCQQLANEGKRVIVAGLDQDYLGRPFEPIPQLMAVAEYVTKLHAICAVCGAPANHSQRLTNETGRVLLGAADRYEPRCRRCFQPPDRSATPAAAPLSTHVPPTPPMEP from the coding sequence ATGTCTACAGAACCTCTAATTTTGCATCGCGGTGGCCCAGTAGGCTGGATTGAAGTCATCTGCGGCTCGATGTTCAGCGGTAAAACCGAAGAGCTCATTCGGCGGCTGCGCCGGGCGCAGATTGCCCGTCAGCGGGTGGAGGTCTTCAAGCCGTGTATGGACCGCCGTTACAGCGAGACCGACGTGGTCTCGCACGACGAGAATGCCCTACGTTCAACGCCCGTGGAAACAGCTGAGCAAATTTTACTGCTGGCGGCTTCCGCCGATGTTGTAGGTATCGATGAAGCGCAGTTTTTCGACATGACCTTGGTCGACGTATGCCAGCAGCTGGCCAACGAGGGCAAGCGGGTGATTGTGGCTGGCTTAGACCAAGATTACCTAGGTCGACCGTTTGAGCCGATACCCCAGCTTATGGCCGTAGCTGAGTACGTCACCAAGCTGCACGCCATCTGTGCTGTCTGTGGTGCCCCGGCCAACCATTCGCAGCGCTTAACGAACGAAACGGGGCGTGTGCTTCTTGGCGCCGCCGATCGGTACGAGCCGCGCTGCCGCCGCTGCTTTCAGCCGCCCGACCGATCGGCTACGCCTGCAGCCGCCCCTTTGAGCACGCATGTGCCACCAACCCCTCCGATGGAGCCCTAA
- a CDS encoding helicase-related protein encodes MMHPTPGSIVRCRNREWVLLPSDNPEVWLLRPLTGTEEDVVVVHKGLVNLVGYSLPFERVEPATFPLPKAEDVSDAQSVHLLWQAARLTLREGATPFRSLGRISIRPRTYQFVPLLMALRLDPVRLFIADDVGVGKTIEALLIARELYDRGEIRRFCVLCPPYLCDQWAVEIAQKFNLDPVVIRSGTVSQLERQVPTGKSIYEYFPVQVASIDFVKTDRNRHQFLQFCPELVIVDEAHGAADAQGRTQQERHALLRDVARNPERHLILLTATPHSGKEDAFRSLLGLLCPESAQWNIAKLDEQQRDILAKHFVQRTRADILSTWEPVAPFPQREPMDETYELSDRYRELFDRTYAFCSEIVRTGERLEERKRRVRYWGALALLRCVMSSPAAAVATLAARTGMAVEGDEEPEFSSYVLESTENRTDDETPTLPVEATEATLADTDRRRLRELARLAEQLRGPDQDSKLRRAIEIVQSLLQEGFHPILWCRYVATAEYVKEHLKQALGPNVQVVCITGRVPYDERQIKIAEIDADRPRVLVATDCLSEGINLQEKFNAAVHYDLPWNPNRLEQREGRVDRFGQPAKRVKVVRFFGRDNPVDGAVIQVLLEKAWLIHQTLGTHVPVPQEGESVLQAVLEALFLRSRRQTSRQLALDLGLPEVEALHRRWDQDVERERINRTRFAQRALKPEEVQRELEATDAVLGDPAAVREFVLAAAQRLGLSVTPDRRLGVFRVAVSKEAIATLPEAIRLALPSARTGYWLVSFESPTPEGAEYLGRNHRFVTALARFLLEDALAGREKLTVSRCGAIRTRAVSALTTLALLRVRYLLQLPERAPLLSEEVLVVGWRGGGNSPLQWLEDDEALCLLAKGKPDANIPLAEKRELVQRALEQVGEWRGTSSEWGRDNAFQKGVRERIDRRAGQLLESHKRIRQAVSMRVRELEVKPQLPPDLLGILVLQPMLQP; translated from the coding sequence ATGATGCATCCGACTCCCGGCAGTATCGTTCGATGCCGTAACCGTGAATGGGTGCTGCTGCCCTCAGACAACCCAGAGGTATGGCTTCTGCGCCCACTCACAGGTACCGAAGAGGACGTGGTGGTGGTCCACAAGGGCCTGGTGAACCTCGTCGGCTACAGCCTTCCTTTTGAGCGCGTTGAGCCTGCGACCTTTCCCTTGCCAAAGGCCGAGGACGTATCGGACGCCCAAAGCGTGCATCTCCTCTGGCAGGCGGCGCGGCTCACCTTGCGCGAAGGTGCCACGCCATTCCGATCGCTCGGTCGCATTTCGATCCGCCCGCGGACTTACCAGTTTGTGCCGCTTTTGATGGCGCTGCGGCTGGATCCAGTCCGGCTGTTTATCGCGGATGATGTTGGTGTCGGCAAGACGATCGAGGCACTGCTCATCGCCCGAGAGCTGTACGACCGCGGCGAAATTCGGCGCTTCTGCGTGCTATGCCCGCCGTATCTGTGTGACCAGTGGGCCGTGGAGATAGCGCAAAAGTTCAACCTCGATCCGGTGGTCATCCGTTCGGGCACCGTAAGCCAACTCGAGCGCCAAGTGCCGACAGGAAAAAGCATCTACGAGTACTTCCCGGTCCAGGTGGCGAGCATTGATTTCGTCAAGACCGACCGCAACCGACACCAGTTTCTTCAGTTTTGCCCCGAGCTCGTGATCGTCGATGAAGCCCACGGCGCGGCTGACGCCCAAGGGCGCACCCAGCAAGAACGCCATGCCCTCCTTCGGGACGTAGCCAGGAACCCCGAGCGCCACCTCATCCTGCTCACGGCTACCCCGCATTCCGGCAAAGAAGACGCTTTCCGCTCGCTCTTGGGCCTCTTGTGCCCGGAATCGGCCCAATGGAACATCGCCAAGCTGGATGAACAACAGCGAGATATCCTCGCCAAGCACTTCGTGCAGCGCACGCGGGCCGACATCCTGTCCACCTGGGAACCTGTAGCCCCCTTCCCCCAACGCGAGCCGATGGACGAGACCTACGAGCTTTCGGACCGGTACCGTGAGCTCTTCGATCGCACCTACGCGTTTTGCTCCGAGATCGTGCGCACTGGCGAACGGCTCGAGGAGCGCAAACGGCGGGTCCGCTACTGGGGGGCGCTGGCGCTGTTGCGCTGTGTGATGTCCAGCCCGGCGGCAGCCGTGGCCACGCTGGCCGCTCGGACTGGCATGGCTGTGGAAGGCGACGAAGAGCCCGAGTTTTCCTCCTATGTGCTCGAGTCGACGGAGAATCGCACCGACGACGAGACACCCACCCTGCCGGTGGAAGCAACCGAGGCGACCCTAGCCGACACCGACCGACGCCGGCTCCGGGAGCTGGCTCGCCTGGCCGAGCAACTCCGCGGACCTGACCAGGACAGCAAACTTCGCCGGGCCATCGAAATCGTGCAATCCCTCTTGCAGGAGGGCTTTCATCCCATTCTCTGGTGCCGCTATGTGGCTACCGCAGAGTATGTGAAGGAACATCTGAAGCAGGCTCTTGGCCCCAATGTTCAGGTGGTATGCATCACCGGCCGCGTGCCCTACGATGAGCGGCAGATCAAGATCGCGGAGATCGACGCCGACCGACCGCGGGTCCTAGTTGCCACCGACTGCCTTTCCGAGGGGATCAACCTCCAGGAAAAGTTCAACGCAGCGGTCCATTACGACTTGCCGTGGAACCCGAACCGCCTTGAACAACGCGAAGGCCGGGTGGACCGCTTCGGCCAGCCGGCTAAGCGCGTGAAGGTGGTGCGCTTCTTCGGCAGGGATAACCCCGTAGACGGCGCGGTCATTCAGGTGCTTCTTGAAAAGGCGTGGCTCATCCACCAGACGCTAGGCACTCATGTGCCCGTGCCCCAGGAGGGCGAAAGCGTCCTTCAGGCCGTCCTCGAAGCCTTGTTTCTTCGGTCGCGGCGGCAGACCTCTCGGCAGTTGGCCCTGGACTTGGGCTTGCCTGAAGTGGAAGCCTTGCATCGCCGATGGGACCAGGATGTGGAGCGCGAGCGAATTAACCGCACCCGCTTCGCCCAGCGTGCCCTCAAGCCCGAAGAGGTGCAGCGGGAGCTGGAAGCCACCGATGCGGTGCTCGGCGACCCGGCGGCAGTGCGCGAGTTTGTGCTCGCAGCCGCCCAGCGGTTGGGCCTTTCGGTTACACCCGATCGCCGCTTGGGGGTTTTTCGGGTGGCTGTGTCGAAAGAAGCAATCGCAACTCTTCCCGAGGCGATTCGGTTGGCCCTACCCTCCGCCAGGACTGGCTACTGGCTCGTTTCGTTCGAGTCCCCAACCCCCGAGGGCGCCGAGTATCTGGGCCGCAACCACCGCTTCGTGACCGCCCTGGCGCGCTTCCTCTTAGAGGATGCGCTCGCCGGTCGGGAAAAGCTCACCGTTTCCCGTTGCGGCGCCATTCGCACCCGGGCCGTGAGCGCGTTGACCACGCTGGCGCTGCTGCGGGTGCGCTACCTCCTCCAGCTGCCCGAGAGAGCCCCTCTTTTATCCGAAGAGGTGCTGGTGGTCGGCTGGCGAGGAGGCGGAAATAGCCCTCTCCAATGGCTCGAGGACGACGAGGCGTTGTGCCTTCTTGCCAAAGGGAAGCCGGATGCCAACATCCCGCTGGCGGAAAAGCGCGAGCTGGTGCAACGGGCGCTGGAGCAGGTTGGCGAATGGCGAGGCACGAGTAGCGAGTGGGGCAGAGATAATGCTTTCCAAAAGGGGGTGCGAGAGCGGATTGACCGACGCGCTGGGCAACTGCTTGAGAGCCACAAACGGATCCGACAGGCGGTGTCCATGCGCGTGCGGGAGCTTGAAGTGAAGCCTCAGCTTCCGCCAGACCTTTTGGGCATTCTTGTCCTGCAACCGATGCTGCAGCCATGA
- a CDS encoding Eco57I restriction-modification methylase domain-containing protein, which produces MSTFPAIHIEGGLLGPDILDQLFYGELPGQKLQYFEVDGRRSLTDKIAEVFADARAQWEKFHRRLEHLPENDLATSVTRDAWMIPFFSLLDYELRYNPRAYDVDGASFAISHRAGENEDAPPVHIVGARQELGRVAATGRPRLAPHSLVQEFLNRTEQLWGIVTNGVTLRLLRDSTYIRRQAYVEFDLAQIMEEQRFKDFVVLYRLLHRTRLPQGVADAGECWLEKYYQHSLEQGGRVRERLRDGVEACLKRLANGFLAHPANGELRQRILAPADATHRLSPEELYRQLLRLVYRFLFLLVSEDRGLISTNPIYREHYGVGRLRRFLDRRSAYTDHDDLWCSLKVLWKVLANEQLASMLGVAPLNGELFETLDLDDYTISNRDLLEAFWHLAYYRERESQPWRRVNYAALDVEELGSVYESLLDYHPQIDTSGSVPRFELAYGSERKSTGSYYTPPELVQELIRSALEPVLAERLKSTKTLQEKERAILSIRVLDPACGSGHFLLAAARRLGKELARVRTEEEEPSPEVLREATREVIAHCIYGVDKNPLAVELCRVALWLESHAKGKPLTFLDHRIRCGDSLVGVLDVAALREGIPDAAYQPVGGDDRAVARALKQRNAQERSGQMGLFGGSLEDALLSGALAALDVEAIPDDTPQEIARKAERHRQVQQSLDPMRKAANLWTAAFFQEMKPGGLAITTDTVRRALAGQSLDGRVAGAADSLAQRLHFFHWPLEFPEVFADGGFDVVLGNPPWERIKLQEQEFFSTRDPEIANAPNAAERKKRIDQLPKTNPELWREYQQALHAAESTSRFLRGSGFYPLTGRGDINTYSVFAERMRAVLRPGGRLGIIVPTGIATDDTNKHFFAEVVTKGELVSLYDFENRKGIFPAIHRSYKFCLFALRKADERSRPAPCPGSAAEFAFFLHEARDLSDPERRFTLTSEDFRLLNPNTRTAPIFRSRRDAELTKHIYRRVPVLVEEAKGETGNPWGVRFLAMFHMANDSHLFRARAELEAEGFRLDGNVFVRGAERYLPLYEAKMVHQFDHRFGDYAMQPEGSESTQLPEVPLERLADPNYRVLPRYWVPEEEVEERLQTKGWDRGWLLGWRDITNTTNERTVIAAVIPRVGVGNNYPLIITKSAVSSYIGVVLSCVALDFVARQKVGGTHLNFFIFEQLPVLPPSAFEQPLPFPWEREPSPLPPRSRPPTVADFVRPRVLELTYTAWDLQPFAEDLGYDGPPFRYDPERRFWLRAELDALFFLLYLGTPEEWEKEASPELRALFPTPREAVAYILDQFPIVRRKDEERYGEYRTKRIILEIYDAMAEARRTGHPWRSTLNAEARDDTGELQSYA; this is translated from the coding sequence ATGAGTACGTTTCCAGCCATTCATATCGAAGGCGGCCTGTTGGGGCCGGACATCCTCGATCAGCTCTTTTACGGCGAGCTTCCCGGGCAAAAGCTCCAGTACTTTGAGGTGGACGGCCGGCGGAGCCTGACGGACAAAATCGCCGAAGTTTTTGCCGATGCCCGCGCCCAGTGGGAGAAGTTCCACCGCCGGCTTGAGCATTTGCCGGAAAACGACCTGGCGACGTCCGTCACCCGAGACGCCTGGATGATCCCCTTCTTCAGCCTCCTGGACTACGAACTCCGGTACAACCCTCGCGCTTACGACGTAGACGGAGCAAGCTTTGCCATTTCCCACCGCGCCGGAGAAAACGAGGACGCCCCACCGGTGCACATCGTGGGTGCCCGGCAGGAGTTGGGACGGGTCGCTGCCACGGGCCGCCCTCGCCTCGCACCGCACTCTTTGGTGCAGGAGTTCTTGAACCGCACTGAGCAGCTTTGGGGCATTGTCACCAACGGTGTGACCCTGCGCCTCCTGCGCGACAGCACCTACATCCGCCGCCAAGCCTATGTGGAGTTTGACCTCGCGCAGATCATGGAGGAGCAGCGGTTCAAAGACTTTGTGGTGCTCTACCGGCTCCTGCATCGCACCCGCCTCCCGCAAGGTGTTGCGGACGCCGGCGAATGCTGGCTCGAAAAGTACTATCAGCATTCGCTGGAGCAGGGCGGGCGCGTGCGCGAACGCCTGCGCGACGGAGTTGAAGCATGCCTCAAGCGGCTCGCCAATGGCTTCCTCGCCCATCCAGCCAATGGAGAACTCCGGCAGCGCATCCTGGCGCCTGCCGATGCTACCCATCGTCTTTCCCCCGAGGAGCTTTACCGCCAACTCCTGCGGTTGGTCTACCGTTTTTTGTTCCTGCTCGTCTCCGAAGACCGCGGCCTGATCAGCACCAACCCTATCTACCGTGAGCACTACGGTGTGGGCCGGCTGCGCCGGTTCCTTGACCGCCGCAGCGCCTACACCGATCACGACGACCTCTGGTGCAGCCTCAAGGTCCTCTGGAAGGTGCTGGCAAACGAACAACTTGCTTCTATGCTTGGCGTCGCGCCGCTTAACGGCGAACTTTTCGAGACTCTCGATCTAGATGACTACACAATCAGCAATCGTGATCTTCTGGAAGCATTCTGGCATCTGGCGTATTACCGGGAACGCGAATCGCAGCCGTGGCGGCGGGTCAACTATGCCGCGCTCGACGTCGAAGAACTCGGCTCGGTCTACGAAAGCCTGCTGGATTACCACCCGCAGATCGACACCTCCGGCAGCGTGCCCCGTTTTGAGCTGGCCTACGGTTCAGAGCGCAAGTCCACCGGGTCCTACTACACGCCGCCGGAGCTCGTTCAAGAGCTCATCCGCTCGGCGCTAGAGCCGGTGCTGGCGGAACGCTTGAAGTCCACCAAAACTCTCCAAGAGAAAGAACGTGCCATCCTCTCCATCCGTGTGCTCGACCCCGCTTGCGGCTCTGGTCACTTCCTCCTCGCCGCCGCCCGACGCCTGGGCAAAGAGCTCGCCCGCGTCCGGACCGAGGAGGAGGAGCCATCGCCGGAAGTCCTCCGCGAAGCCACTCGCGAGGTCATCGCCCACTGCATCTACGGCGTGGACAAAAACCCGCTGGCGGTGGAGCTATGCCGGGTGGCGCTGTGGCTGGAAAGCCACGCCAAGGGCAAGCCGCTCACGTTTCTAGACCACCGCATTCGGTGCGGCGACAGCCTGGTGGGGGTCCTGGATGTGGCTGCACTGAGAGAGGGGATTCCCGATGCTGCCTATCAACCGGTGGGGGGCGACGACCGAGCGGTGGCTCGCGCCCTCAAGCAGCGGAACGCCCAGGAGCGGTCCGGCCAGATGGGCCTCTTCGGGGGCTCCCTAGAGGATGCGCTGCTAAGTGGCGCGTTGGCGGCCCTGGATGTGGAAGCCATACCCGACGACACGCCACAGGAAATTGCCCGGAAGGCAGAACGCCACAGGCAGGTCCAACAGTCCTTGGATCCTATGCGGAAGGCCGCCAACCTCTGGACCGCTGCCTTCTTCCAGGAGATGAAGCCCGGAGGCCTGGCCATCACCACCGACACTGTGAGGAGGGCGCTGGCTGGCCAATCGTTGGACGGCAGGGTTGCAGGCGCTGCCGACAGCCTGGCCCAGCGCCTGCACTTCTTCCACTGGCCCCTCGAGTTTCCCGAGGTTTTCGCCGACGGCGGGTTCGACGTGGTGCTGGGGAATCCGCCGTGGGAGCGCATCAAGCTCCAAGAGCAGGAGTTTTTCTCGACCCGTGACCCCGAGATCGCCAACGCGCCCAACGCCGCCGAGCGGAAGAAGCGCATCGACCAGCTGCCGAAGACGAACCCGGAACTCTGGCGGGAGTACCAGCAAGCCCTGCACGCCGCGGAGAGCACCAGCCGCTTCCTGCGGGGGAGCGGCTTTTACCCTTTAACCGGGCGGGGCGACATTAACACATACTCGGTGTTTGCCGAGCGCATGCGGGCCGTGCTACGCCCCGGTGGACGCCTGGGCATCATCGTCCCTACCGGCATCGCCACCGACGACACCAACAAGCACTTCTTCGCCGAGGTGGTCACAAAGGGGGAACTGGTGAGCCTATATGACTTTGAGAACCGGAAGGGTATCTTCCCGGCGATTCACCGCAGCTACAAGTTCTGCCTCTTCGCCCTGCGCAAGGCCGACGAACGCTCACGGCCCGCTCCTTGTCCTGGGTCCGCTGCCGAGTTCGCTTTCTTCCTCCACGAGGCCAGGGACCTCTCCGACCCGGAGCGCCGCTTCACCCTCACGTCCGAAGACTTCCGCCTCTTAAACCCCAACACCCGCACCGCCCCCATCTTCCGCAGCCGCCGGGACGCCGAGCTCACCAAACACATCTACCGCCGGGTGCCGGTGCTGGTGGAAGAGGCCAAGGGGGAGACTGGGAATCCGTGGGGGGTGAGGTTCCTGGCCATGTTCCATATGGCCAACGACTCCCACCTCTTCCGCGCCCGCGCCGAGCTGGAGGCCGAGGGCTTTCGCCTGGACGGCAACGTCTTCGTGAGAGGGGCCGAGCGTTACCTGCCCCTGTACGAGGCCAAGATGGTGCACCAGTTTGACCACCGTTTCGGCGACTACGCCATGCAGCCGGAGGGCTCCGAGAGCACCCAACTGCCCGAGGTTCCCCTGGAACGCCTGGCCGACCCCAACTACCGCGTGCTGCCCCGCTACTGGGTGCCCGAAGAGGAGGTGGAAGAGCGCCTACAGACGAAGGGCTGGGACCGGGGCTGGCTTCTGGGGTGGCGGGATATTACCAACACCACCAACGAGCGCACCGTCATCGCCGCCGTCATCCCGAGGGTCGGGGTGGGGAATAACTACCCGCTCATCATAACGAAGTCGGCGGTATCTTCCTATATTGGCGTAGTGCTGTCATGTGTTGCATTGGATTTCGTGGCGCGCCAGAAGGTTGGGGGAACACACCTTAACTTTTTCATCTTCGAGCAACTCCCGGTCCTCCCGCCCTCTGCCTTCGAGCAGCCCCTGCCGTTCCCGTGGGAGCGGGAGCCCTCGCCGCTGCCCCCTCGGTCCCGGCCGCCCACCGTGGCCGACTTCGTGCGCCCGCGGGTGCTGGAGCTCACTTACACCGCCTGGGACCTCCAACCTTTCGCCGAGGACCTGGGCTACGACGGCCCACCTTTCCGCTACGATCCCGAGCGGCGCTTCTGGCTCAGGGCCGAGCTGGACGCGCTGTTCTTCCTGCTTTACCTGGGCACGCCCGAGGAGTGGGAGAAAGAGGCCAGCCCGGAGCTCCGGGCTCTTTTCCCCACGCCCCGCGAGGCCGTGGCCTACATCCTGGACCAGTTCCCCATCGTCCGCCGCAAGGACGAGGAGCGCTATGGCGAATATCGCACCAAGCGTATAATTTTGGAGATATACGATGCCATGGCCGAGGCTCGGCGCACCGGCCACCCGTGGCGCTCAACGCTGAACGCGGAGGCACGCGATGACACAGGCGAGCTACAATCCTATGCGTAG
- a CDS encoding IS1 family transposase: protein MVTWVFGDRSQALCQKPGESIPQAYRSYQSSSDFGTADASVFPLEAHLQIDKQSRQLAHIERWHNPLRYRLARYDQKTLTFSKSEAMHEGVTRWFFSLTYNLSHLS, encoded by the coding sequence GTGGTCACTTGGGTCTTCGGAGACCGCAGCCAGGCCCTATGCCAAAAGCCTGGGGAGAGCATCCCCCAAGCCTATCGGTCATATCAGAGCTCCAGCGACTTTGGAACGGCTGATGCCTCGGTCTTTCCCCTGGAGGCACATCTGCAGATAGATAAGCAGTCGAGGCAATTGGCCCATATCGAGCGCTGGCATAACCCGTTACGGTACAGGCTGGCCCGCTATGACCAGAAAACATTGACTTTCTCCAAGTCCGAAGCGATGCATGAAGGGGTCACTCGATGGTTTTTTTCCCTTACTTACAACCTGAGCCATCTGTCATAA
- the cmr1 gene encoding type III-B CRISPR module RAMP protein Cmr1, with protein sequence MSHKDWKLKALTDIWTGDADRQGERLVPTGLMGSLRWWFEVLVRGLDGKACDPTTLVRCPDHAVKDPTKASHHCVVCELFGCTGWARKFRLVVLDTGGNIIQKQIAAGTEFTLRFIPLRPICDEEWCLLDCTLRIIAEYGAIGGKTVLKPSDQWGLADLGEEDFAEKNSSVWVENSRGGLPLQKGDVIKSVNGKTVGSLSELRSLLLDKRHGELVKVTVLRKGREETMHLWAGKRHHQDFGLVSYVESPSNLNREITREHLEAYFSNNRWRREHNDQDFSWASLRYFWCVKGRYLARTAPDKSTFNLVVGRDPRKHCRDCGNIHDPPQKCPQTSRHPRRYSEENPKTEWERWLAGRQQESKKVFSFKHPQEGGRTFGFVKPRTVEVDKMKRRLQQAWPDLADGEFLTDEEILKSLCGGIRP encoded by the coding sequence ATGAGCCATAAAGATTGGAAGCTTAAAGCCCTGACCGACATCTGGACCGGTGATGCCGATCGCCAAGGCGAACGCCTGGTCCCCACCGGCCTCATGGGTTCCCTCCGCTGGTGGTTCGAGGTGTTGGTACGGGGGCTGGACGGCAAAGCCTGCGATCCCACCACCTTGGTACGCTGCCCGGATCATGCCGTCAAAGACCCGACAAAGGCCAGCCACCACTGCGTGGTCTGTGAACTGTTTGGCTGCACCGGCTGGGCACGCAAGTTCCGGCTGGTGGTGCTGGACACCGGCGGAAACATCATTCAAAAACAGATTGCCGCGGGCACGGAGTTTACCCTGCGCTTTATTCCGCTCCGTCCCATATGCGACGAGGAGTGGTGCCTGCTCGACTGCACCCTGCGCATTATTGCCGAATATGGAGCCATCGGGGGGAAGACGGTGCTGAAGCCGAGCGATCAATGGGGGCTCGCTGATCTAGGAGAAGAAGATTTTGCTGAGAAGAACAGCTCGGTTTGGGTAGAAAACAGTAGAGGTGGACTCCCTTTGCAGAAAGGCGATGTCATTAAATCAGTTAACGGCAAAACTGTTGGATCGCTCTCTGAGCTGAGGTCTTTGCTTTTAGACAAACGGCATGGTGAGCTGGTAAAGGTTACCGTTTTGAGAAAAGGCAGGGAAGAAACGATGCACCTGTGGGCAGGGAAGAGGCATCACCAAGACTTTGGACTTGTGAGCTATGTAGAAAGCCCTTCCAATCTAAACCGCGAGATCACCCGCGAACATCTGGAAGCATATTTTTCAAACAACCGTTGGCGCCGCGAACATAACGATCAGGATTTCTCCTGGGCCTCGCTCCGATACTTCTGGTGCGTGAAGGGTCGCTATCTGGCGCGGACGGCTCCTGATAAAAGCACCTTTAATCTGGTGGTCGGTAGAGATCCAAGGAAGCACTGCCGGGATTGTGGGAATATTCATGACCCGCCCCAGAAGTGCCCACAGACTAGTAGGCACCCGCGGCGCTATAGCGAGGAAAATCCAAAGACTGAATGGGAAAGATGGCTTGCCGGCCGCCAGCAGGAAAGCAAGAAGGTGTTCAGCTTCAAGCATCCTCAGGAAGGCGGGCGCACGTTCGGGTTTGTCAAGCCGAGGACGGTGGAGGTTGACAAAATGAAACGAAGGCTTCAGCAAGCGTGGCCTGATCTTGCGGACGGCGAGTTTCTGACCGACGAAGAGATTCTAAAGAGCCTCTGTGGAGGAATAAGGCCATGA
- a CDS encoding RAMP superfamily CRISPR-associated protein, whose translation MTQATRGTLNLPPELALTPWPPNLLHQNWLGLQVDFELLTPWYSKDDRVFHVLDNPVRKDRVFGVPFMAAASWKGMLRWACRMQAGLQKHLEEGKRFEDWNDPLWILHLFGNEKGEERDFHQGALIFYPTWFDRIGFEVINPHSRERRAGTQPIYYEVVPGRRPKQQERGQQEDDQQHQKNQDQFEEGGKGALHLLYAPWPGMKSVADPQEFIPKLLKAIENLLTTYGISAKRTVGWGTAEIQKWRAFRKGQEPVSSDSKDDLWKKIQGWFQGGPP comes from the coding sequence ATGACTCAGGCCACAAGGGGAACACTCAACCTCCCGCCCGAACTCGCGCTTACCCCTTGGCCGCCTAATCTCTTGCACCAAAACTGGCTCGGCCTGCAGGTGGACTTTGAACTCCTCACCCCCTGGTACTCCAAAGACGACCGCGTCTTCCACGTGCTGGACAACCCGGTGCGCAAGGACCGGGTCTTCGGCGTGCCGTTTATGGCCGCAGCCAGTTGGAAAGGAATGCTCCGCTGGGCCTGTCGGATGCAGGCAGGCTTGCAAAAGCACCTGGAGGAAGGCAAACGGTTTGAAGATTGGAACGACCCGCTTTGGATTCTACACCTCTTCGGCAATGAGAAAGGCGAAGAGCGGGATTTCCATCAAGGTGCCTTAATCTTTTACCCTACGTGGTTTGACAGGATCGGCTTTGAGGTGATCAACCCCCACAGCCGCGAGCGGCGCGCTGGCACGCAGCCGATCTACTACGAAGTAGTACCCGGTCGCAGACCGAAACAGCAAGAACGCGGCCAGCAAGAGGATGACCAACAACACCAGAAGAACCAAGACCAATTCGAAGAAGGCGGCAAAGGGGCGCTACATCTCCTCTACGCCCCCTGGCCGGGGATGAAGTCGGTAGCCGATCCCCAAGAATTCATCCCCAAGCTGCTGAAAGCCATTGAAAATCTCCTCACCACCTACGGCATCTCGGCCAAACGCACCGTGGGCTGGGGTACGGCAGAGATCCAAAAGTGGCGGGCCTTTCGCAAGGGGCAGGAACCCGTCTCATCCGACAGCAAGGATGACCTCTGGAAGAAGATTCAGGGCTGGTTTCAGGGAGGGCCGCCATGA